A genomic stretch from Pelotomaculum schinkii includes:
- a CDS encoding M56 family metallopeptidase, with product MIKMLLMTSLTGSVISLLLILLKARLVKKFGGTWYYYICLLSLALFVVPVQVNVSGLMPQQVVIEERAPVQQAVLTGETASSVAETVPAAAAQTAVNHHLPLTVPDAEQWILGIWAAGVVFMVCRYLFGYSRFKKQVTQNSPVDKVENLAVVASDYVHSPMLIGFFKPKIVIPKAEISVYDYQLALRHELTHHTQKDAWFKLLAVLVNSLHWFNPLTYLVVRNISEACEYACDEKVTQGMEWEEKKRYSDMILNFAAQASPALSSSLARNKKQLFRRFELIMKTSTKSRKLLGTLLAAVMIAGSVTATSLVFAEELKPLSEFGGAFTTHYNWSRTLEDNVLSTLDMLSDIKGGIRWKVSSIPGTTYIDVNGRKIDTYNRTEPYYGVEKEWKEKKFAIETMTTKTLSIEGKDVTVAFSDKAAAYQDDKVIEKMIRNQITFELSYHDDHYDHQAFINELISRGAYVIDEVVTLENFKPVDFSGQNGDFLGMKILTKFDKKDKITDVFNQKTVIPKNIDGNQGAQLGNSFLIGSGESLAIDIKETTDKMPQVNLAIINVTTGELMDWIPGAIGGYRFIYTPREAYANHTFKVLMSGCKESDTASIEIFTYRTGDGEAASDGQTIRPTYNQA from the coding sequence ATGATTAAAATGCTGCTCATGACTTCTCTCACCGGCAGCGTCATCAGCCTTTTGCTTATACTGCTTAAAGCAAGGCTGGTGAAAAAATTCGGCGGCACTTGGTATTATTATATATGTCTGCTTTCTTTGGCGCTGTTTGTTGTGCCGGTACAAGTCAATGTATCGGGACTTATGCCCCAGCAGGTAGTCATCGAGGAAAGAGCGCCCGTGCAGCAAGCCGTCCTGACCGGCGAAACCGCTTCATCTGTAGCGGAAACTGTCCCGGCAGCCGCGGCGCAAACAGCTGTCAATCATCATTTGCCGTTGACAGTTCCGGACGCCGAACAATGGATATTGGGAATTTGGGCGGCGGGTGTTGTCTTTATGGTCTGCAGATACCTATTCGGCTATTCCAGATTTAAAAAGCAGGTAACCCAGAACAGTCCCGTCGACAAGGTGGAAAATTTGGCTGTTGTGGCAAGCGATTATGTCCACTCTCCCATGCTGATAGGTTTTTTCAAGCCTAAAATCGTGATCCCGAAGGCGGAAATCAGCGTCTATGATTATCAGTTGGCATTGAGGCACGAACTGACTCATCACACCCAAAAAGACGCCTGGTTCAAGCTTTTGGCCGTGTTGGTAAACTCCCTGCACTGGTTTAATCCGCTTACATATCTCGTGGTGCGAAATATAAGCGAGGCCTGTGAATACGCATGTGACGAAAAAGTGACGCAAGGCATGGAATGGGAGGAAAAGAAACGTTACAGCGATATGATTTTGAATTTCGCCGCACAGGCCTCCCCCGCTTTAAGCAGCAGCTTGGCCAGGAATAAAAAACAACTGTTCAGGAGGTTTGAACTTATTATGAAAACCAGTACAAAAAGCAGAAAACTTTTGGGCACTCTGCTGGCCGCGGTGATGATAGCCGGTTCCGTAACGGCGACGTCATTGGTGTTCGCGGAGGAGTTAAAACCGCTGTCCGAATTCGGCGGCGCATTTACAACCCATTATAATTGGTCTAGGACTCTTGAGGACAATGTGCTTAGTACACTGGATATGCTTTCCGATATAAAAGGTGGTATTAGATGGAAGGTATCTTCTATACCTGGTACAACCTATATTGACGTCAACGGACGTAAAATAGATACTTATAACCGGACCGAGCCCTATTACGGTGTGGAAAAAGAGTGGAAAGAGAAAAAATTCGCTATTGAAACCATGACCACCAAAACCCTGTCCATAGAAGGAAAAGATGTTACCGTGGCATTTTCCGACAAGGCAGCTGCCTACCAGGACGATAAAGTGATCGAAAAAATGATCAGAAACCAGATTACTTTTGAACTGAGCTATCATGACGATCATTACGACCATCAAGCATTTATCAACGAGCTAATCAGCCGTGGCGCGTATGTCATAGATGAGGTCGTCACGCTGGAAAATTTCAAGCCCGTTGATTTTAGCGGACAAAACGGAGATTTTTTAGGCATGAAAATACTGACCAAATTTGATAAAAAGGATAAAATTACTGATGTCTTCAATCAAAAAACGGTCATACCGAAAAACATCGACGGCAATCAAGGCGCACAGCTTGGAAACAGCTTTTTGATTGGGAGCGGCGAAAGCCTGGCTATAGACATCAAGGAGACCACCGACAAAATGCCCCAGGTCAACTTGGCCATCATCAATGTGACGACAGGCGAGCTGATGGATTGGATACCCGGCGCGATAGGCGGTTACAGGTTTATCTATACGCCGCGAGAAGCTTACGCAAACCATACTTTCAAGGTGTTAATGAGCGGATGTAAGGAAAGCGACACTGCTTCTATTGAAATTTTCACTTACCGGACGGGAGACGGCGAAGCCGCATCAGACGGACAAACTATAAGACCAACCTACAACCAAGCTTAA
- a CDS encoding BlaI/MecI/CopY family transcriptional regulator has translation MNITDAEMEIMRIVWDSGERVTTKDIMEKLPGKKVTTILTLAGRLIHKGALNAVKTGRSHAHEYWAGISEEEYQKMQTRSFIRSIYNGSAKNLISALFQDENLTQENIEELRAFIEKQVKRDD, from the coding sequence GTGAATATTACAGATGCAGAAATGGAGATTATGCGCATCGTATGGGACAGTGGCGAAAGAGTGACCACTAAGGACATCATGGAAAAGCTGCCCGGCAAAAAAGTAACAACCATCCTGACCCTTGCCGGCCGGCTGATTCATAAAGGCGCATTGAATGCGGTTAAAACCGGCCGCTCTCATGCCCATGAGTATTGGGCGGGAATCAGCGAAGAGGAATATCAGAAAATGCAGACCCGGAGTTTTATCCGGTCGATTTACAACGGTTCGGCCAAAAATCTGATCAGCGCTCTGTTTCAGGATGAAAACTTAACGCAAGAGAACATTGAAGAGCTTAGAGCTTTTATCGAAAAGCAGGTGAAGCGCGATGATTAA
- a CDS encoding CPCC family cysteine-rich protein produces the protein MNYKCPCCGYYTFPVSAKDAVAYGCPVCYWENDVFISGTDEPSDENHGMTLKEARANFRAFGACEREMLKYIRQPLDEEMSGVELTDF, from the coding sequence ATGAACTATAAATGCCCATGTTGCGGATATTATACTTTTCCAGTGTCGGCAAAAGATGCGGTTGCATATGGATGTCCTGTTTGCTATTGGGAAAACGATGTGTTCATTAGTGGCACTGATGAACCGAGCGATGAAAATCATGGTATGACGTTAAAGGAAGCACGTGCTAATTTTCGAGCATTTGGAGCGTGCGAACGGGAAATGCTGAAATACATTCGACAGCCATTAGATGAGGAAATGAGTGGAGTGGAATTGACTGATTTCTAA
- a CDS encoding MerR family transcriptional regulator — MLINEVSKATNLTKKAIEYYTNQGLVFPEILENGYKYFGDNDVELLKKISVFRKIGLGTDDIKAILADEKGNVLQKISVQKELRVQREKTKQAILDQLSIGKSFAEIEAVLNAIEQNQTVTDKLLETFPGYYGRFICLHFARFLNEPISTPQQQAAYKEITEFLDEAPALTFPKELQDFLVESTRHISTENIREMNEQTKRSIEDPEQFLSENKEMLTWYLEYKKSDEYKNSPAFKIQEILKEFNNTSGYYDVFIPEMKKLSDSYANYCQQLEIANEKLLSEYPAITKLNN, encoded by the coding sequence ATGTTAATTAACGAAGTAAGCAAAGCAACCAATTTAACCAAAAAAGCAATTGAATACTATACAAATCAAGGATTGGTTTTCCCTGAAATTTTGGAAAACGGATACAAATATTTCGGTGACAATGATGTGGAGCTTTTAAAGAAAATTTCTGTCTTTCGTAAAATCGGACTTGGTACAGACGATATTAAAGCGATACTTGCAGATGAAAAAGGAAATGTTTTACAAAAAATATCAGTACAAAAAGAATTGCGTGTGCAAAGGGAAAAAACAAAACAAGCAATACTTGACCAACTTAGTATCGGTAAGAGTTTTGCAGAAATAGAAGCAGTGTTGAACGCCATTGAACAGAATCAAACGGTTACGGATAAGCTGTTAGAGACGTTTCCCGGATATTACGGTCGCTTTATTTGTTTGCATTTTGCACGATTTTTGAATGAGCCGATTTCAACACCCCAACAACAGGCTGCTTATAAAGAAATCACAGAGTTTCTGGATGAGGCCCCTGCCCTGACCTTTCCCAAAGAGTTGCAGGATTTTCTGGTTGAAAGCACTCGGCACATCAGTACAGAGAATATTCGGGAGATGAATGAACAAACAAAGAGGTCTATTGAAGATCCTGAACAGTTTTTATCAGAAAACAAGGAAATGCTGACATGGTATCTTGAATATAAAAAGTCTGATGAATATAAAAATTCTCCTGCTTTCAAAATTCAAGAGATACTTAAAGAGTTTAATAATACAAGTGGATACTATGATGTTTTTATCCCTGAAATGAAAAAGTTAAGTGATTCTTATGCCAACTATTGTCAACAACTTGAAATTGCTAATGAAAAATTATTATCAGAGTATCCTGCGATTACAAAACTGAATAACTAG
- a CDS encoding flagellar motor protein gives MGVTTIVGFIIAAGCLVLAYILDGGNISTLFRGTAALIVFGGTIGATTMCFSFQELKTVPKLIKIILFHKHPDEVALIEQIVDLSDKVRREGVLYLEKQLPQIDDDFMRKGIQLVVDGTDPELVRMIMETELYAMQERHSAGAGVFEAAGGFAPTMGIIGTVLGLVHVLGNLDSPETLGPAIALAFIATLYGIGSANILWLPIAEKLKNIGKKEDILRELMLEGILSIQSGYNPLLVRERLTAFLRPRTQFAEEE, from the coding sequence GTGGGCGTAACCACTATTGTCGGCTTTATAATTGCCGCCGGTTGTCTGGTATTAGCTTATATCCTGGATGGTGGGAACATCTCAACTCTGTTCAGAGGCACCGCGGCGTTGATTGTTTTTGGAGGCACCATCGGGGCAACCACAATGTGTTTTTCTTTCCAGGAGCTAAAGACTGTTCCCAAGCTCATCAAAATCATTTTATTTCATAAGCACCCGGACGAGGTCGCGTTAATTGAACAGATCGTGGATTTGTCGGATAAGGTTCGCCGGGAGGGCGTCTTGTATCTGGAAAAACAGCTTCCTCAAATTGATGACGATTTCATGCGCAAAGGGATTCAGCTTGTAGTGGACGGCACCGACCCGGAGCTGGTTCGCATGATCATGGAAACGGAGTTGTATGCCATGCAGGAGCGCCACAGCGCCGGGGCCGGTGTCTTTGAGGCAGCCGGCGGATTCGCCCCCACCATGGGGATTATTGGAACGGTGCTGGGTCTGGTGCATGTGCTTGGGAACCTTGACAGTCCGGAAACTCTGGGCCCGGCGATTGCACTGGCTTTTATCGCCACCTTGTATGGAATTGGCTCAGCCAATATTTTGTGGCTTCCCATCGCTGAAAAGTTGAAAAATATCGGCAAAAAAGAGGACATATTGCGAGAATTGATGCTGGAGGGGATTCTATCCATCCAGTCCGGTTACAACCCCTTGCTGGTGCGCGAGAGACTGACAGCCTTTTTGAGGCCCAGGACACAATTCGCAGAGGAAGAGTAG
- a CDS encoding flagellar motor protein MotB, protein MERRGLTKRKDNKERWLLTYSDLITLLMAFFVMLYALSSINARKFQAVALSLAMAMGGGGQSVLSEPGAALAPGISSSTFEIDKEIQELSEMERIKNELQAYIDQNGLNGKVTVTLEERGVVVSFQDVALFPLGSAGLLPDAKEKINKIGLILMKTTHYIRVEGHTDNLPINTRLFPSNWELSVARATSVVQELIYSLNFAPYRLSATGYGEFRPREPNDSEAQRQRNRRVDIVILKSKYETAEPGSQILSSDNINILP, encoded by the coding sequence ATGGAGCGGCGCGGGCTCACAAAAAGAAAGGACAACAAAGAAAGGTGGCTGCTGACCTATTCCGACTTGATTACCCTGCTCATGGCCTTTTTTGTGATGCTTTACGCGCTCAGCAGCATCAACGCGCGAAAATTTCAGGCAGTAGCCCTTTCTTTAGCAATGGCGATGGGGGGCGGCGGGCAGTCGGTGCTTAGTGAACCAGGAGCAGCCCTGGCGCCGGGTATCTCCAGCAGTACTTTTGAGATAGACAAAGAGATCCAAGAGCTCAGTGAAATGGAGCGGATTAAAAATGAGCTGCAGGCCTATATAGATCAAAACGGTTTGAATGGAAAAGTAACTGTTACTTTGGAAGAGAGAGGGGTTGTTGTAAGTTTTCAGGATGTAGCCCTATTTCCCTTGGGCTCGGCTGGGCTTTTGCCGGATGCCAAAGAGAAGATAAACAAAATTGGGCTGATTCTAATGAAGACTACTCATTACATAAGAGTTGAGGGACATACGGACAACCTTCCTATTAACACCAGATTATTCCCTTCCAACTGGGAACTTTCCGTAGCGAGGGCAACCAGTGTGGTCCAGGAATTAATTTATTCATTGAATTTCGCGCCTTACCGTCTGTCTGCCACCGGTTACGGCGAGTTTCGCCCGCGGGAGCCCAACGACTCGGAAGCCCAACGCCAACGAAACCGCCGGGTGGATATCGTGATTTTAAAGAGTAAGTATGAGACGGCTGAACCGGGGTCGCAAATACTATCTTCTGATAACATAAATATATTACCCTAA
- the flgM gene encoding flagellar biosynthesis anti-sigma factor FlgM, whose amino-acid sequence MKINGTGGIDHIKAYTKQQQKETDEVKNKPGGQIRGDTLEISTEARRMQKYKGMLAEIPAVREELVDSLKQRIKDGSYRPDSEKIAAGLIEENLSDKIK is encoded by the coding sequence GTGAAAATCAACGGAACGGGCGGAATTGACCATATCAAAGCCTATACAAAACAGCAACAAAAGGAAACCGATGAGGTGAAGAATAAACCAGGTGGTCAAATCCGTGGTGATACCTTGGAAATCTCAACAGAGGCCAGAAGAATGCAAAAATATAAGGGGATGCTTGCTGAAATCCCCGCAGTGCGGGAAGAGCTTGTGGACTCGCTGAAGCAAAGGATCAAGGACGGCTCCTACCGTCCCGACAGCGAAAAAATCGCCGCCGGGCTGATTGAAGAAAATCTTTCAGATAAGATTAAATAA
- a CDS encoding flagellar protein FlgN, whose protein sequence is MQSLVFDLFQVLERQREILKEMLTAARNHNHALRQNDIVVLKEIIIREEEISTRLKAEERQRDRLQKALGKRLGLPGDASLSKMLPDLPQKQSARLAELTAEMRNIAGQIARLVELNRVLTSEAMHFNERLLRLLKPIHNNTYQPDGKSTSPVGCSSSLINKIV, encoded by the coding sequence ATGCAGTCTTTAGTTTTTGATTTATTCCAGGTGCTGGAGCGACAAAGGGAAATCCTGAAAGAAATGCTGACCGCAGCCCGTAACCATAACCATGCTCTGCGGCAAAACGACATAGTTGTCTTGAAAGAAATCATCATCCGGGAGGAAGAAATTTCAACCCGGTTGAAGGCTGAGGAGCGGCAGCGGGATCGCCTGCAAAAAGCCCTGGGAAAAAGGCTGGGTTTGCCGGGAGACGCTTCCTTGAGCAAGATGTTGCCGGACTTGCCTCAAAAACAAAGCGCCAGGCTGGCCGAGCTCACTGCAGAGATGAGAAATATTGCCGGGCAAATTGCCCGGCTGGTGGAGTTAAACCGTGTCCTTACCAGCGAGGCCATGCATTTTAATGAACGATTGCTGAGATTGCTCAAACCTATACATAACAATACCTATCAGCCCGACGGGAAGTCGACTTCTCCAGTGGGTTGCTCTTCGTCATTAATCAATAAAATCGTCTAA